The following coding sequences are from one Gadus morhua chromosome 10, gadMor3.0, whole genome shotgun sequence window:
- the LOC115552445 gene encoding protocadherin alpha-3 isoform X31, whose amino-acid sequence MEQRGRRAWRERWLWLSCFFATGAISGVSFAQIRYSIAEEVKEGTVVGQIAKDLGLDKSTLRNRGYRIVHGLTEPLFQVNQDDGILYVNRKIDREKVCERSKACVIELKTVLENPLEVHDVAVEVLDVNDHAPSFPEKEKKIEISETALPGARFQLHAAHDGDSGLLSVQQYKLSPNEHFRLEVKDRGEDRKTPILILQKSLDRESIKIHNLLLTAVDGGKPPKSGEMKITVVVGDVNDNHPVFTKESYSVQLQENTAIGTTIIQVNATDLDDGANGEVVYSFSDDVHGKVREYFDLNVKTGEITVSGIIDFEEKNRYEIDIQASDKGAIAFTTDKSVIINVIDVNDNAPEIKVMSYSKALPEDSKSGTTVAVITVKDSDFGINGKVLCFINHDVPFTLTPSVQSNMFSVVTKTPLDREKQPYYDVTIIAQDAGVPSLSSVKTIRIDISDVNDNSPQFLLSPYTFYLTENNSPGDSIFKVQATDQDEGNNALVSYHIFRGGDNLLSSFININPVNGDISALKSFDFEKLKTFRFHVMATDSGGPSLSSNVSVNVFLLDQNDNPPVILHPLSSNGSAEGVEEVPRNVPAGHLVTKVRAYDADIGYNGWLLFSLQEVSDHSLFGLDRYTGRIRTLRSFTETDEAQHKLVILVKDNGNVSLSATATVVVKLVEPKEAISASDVKSAATDIGDSGVAFYLMITLASVSTLFLISIIVLIAMQCSKTTDVSSKYLPETNYDGTLCHSIQYRSGEKRYMLVGPRMSIGSTIVPGSNGNTLVIPDRRSTSVEPQTTPNPIEMNTWSYRGRPT is encoded by the exons ATGGAACAAAGAGGACGGCGGGCGTGGAGAGAGCGATGGCTGTGGCTTTCCTGTTTTTTCGCTACGGGTGCCATTAGCGGCGTTTCCTTCGCTCAGATACGATATTCCATCGCTGAGGAGGTTAAAGAAGGGACTGTTGTTGGACAAATCGCAAAGGATTTAGGACTCGACAAGAGCACATTGAGAAACAGAGGCTATCGTATAGTCCACGGTTTGACAGAGCCGCTTTTCCAGGTTAATCAAGATGATGGCATTTTGTATGTGAACCGGAAAATTGACCGGGAGAAGGTATGCGAGAGAAGCAAAGCCTGTGTAATTGAACTGAAAACTGTTCTGGAGAACCCGCTAGAGGTCCATGATGTAGCAGTCGAAGTGTTGGATGTGAACGACCACGCTCCCAGCTTTcccgaaaaagaaaaaaagatagaaATTTCTGAAACTGCGTTACCAGGAGCGCGATTTCAACTACACGCCGCGCACGATGGGGACAGCGGCTTATTATCTGTTCAGCAGTATAAGTTGAGCCCTAATGAGCATTTTCGTTTGGAGGTTAAAGATCGAGGTGAAGATAGAAAGACTCCAATTTTAATTCTCCAAAAGTCATTGGATAGAGAATCaattaaaatacataatttaCTTCTGACTGCTGTCGATGGTGGTAAACCCCCAAAGTCTGGAGAAATGAAAATAACAGTAGTAGTAGGTGATGTTAACGATAATCACCCAGTCTTTACCAAGGAGTCTTATTCTGTGCAGCTGCAGGAAAACACTGCTATAGGCACTACTATAATACAAGTTAATGCAACAGACCTGGATGATGGTGCTAATGGAGAGGTTGTGTATTCGTTTAGTGATGATGTGCACGGAAAAGTGCGGGAATATTTTGATCTAAATGTTAAAACTGGGGAAATAACAGTGTCAGGAATCATAGATTTTGAAGAGAAAAATAGATATGAGATTGACATCCAGGCATCAGACAAAGGGGCGATTGCATTTACAACCGATAAAAGTGTGATTATCAATGTCATTGACGTGAACGACAATGCACCCGAGATTAAAGTAATGTCATATTCCAAAGCCCTTCCAGAAGATTCCAAGTCAGGCACAACAGTCGCTGTAATTACAGTAAAGGACTCAGACTTCGGTATCAATGGAAAAGTGCTTTGTTTTATAAACCATGATGTTCCGTTTACACTGACTCCATCTGTACAGAGTAACATGTTCTCCGTAGTTACTAAAACACCCTTAGATCGGGAGAAACAACCATATTACGATGTTACAATCATCGCTCAAGACGCAGGTGTGCCATCCTTGTCCTCTGTAAAGACTATCCGGATCGATATATCAGATGTGAACGACAACAGCCCCCAGTTTCTACTGAGTCCCTATACTTTCTATCTTACTGAAAACAATTCTCCTGGAGACTCCATATTCAAAGTGCAGGCGACTGATCAAGACGAAGGGAATAACGCACTTGTTTCCTACCATATCTTCAGGGGCGGAGACAATCTGTTATCTTCCTTTATAAACATTAACCCTGTAAACGGAGATATCTCGGCTTTAAAGAGTTTTGACTTTGAAAAGTTAAAAACGTTTAGATTCCACGTTATGGCAACAGACTCTGGAGGTCCGTCTTTAAGCAGTAACGTGTCAGTGAATGTGTTTCTTCTGGACCAGAACGACAACCCTCCAGTTATCTTACATCCACTCAGCTCTAACGGTTCTGCTGAAGGAGTAGAGGAGGTTCCTCGCAATGTTCCTGCAGGCCATCTGGTGACTAAAGTGAGGGCCTACGATGCTGATATAGGATACAACGGCTGGCTGTTATTCTCACTGCAGGAAGTGAGTGACCACAGTCTCTTTGGTTTGGACCGCTATACTGGACGGATAAGAACACTGCGCTCCTTCACAGAGACAGACGAGGCTCAACATAAACTGGTCATACTGGTCAAAGACAATGGGAACGTGTCGCTCTCAGCAACAGCTACTGTGGTTGTCAAGCTGGTGGAGCCCAAAGAGGCCATTTCAGCTTCTGATGTGAAAAGTGCAGCTACTGACATTGGGGATAGTGGCGTGGCATTTTATTTAATGATAACTCTGGCTTCAGTTTCAACTCTTTTTCTCATCAGTATCATTGTGCTGATTGCAATGCAGTGCTCTAAAACCACGGACGTATCCTCCAAGTATTTACCAGAAACCAACTATGATGGAACTCTGTGTCACAGCATCCAGTACAGATCTGGAGAGAAACGCTACATGTTAGTTGGACCCAGAATGAGTATAGGATCTACTATAGTCCCGGGGAGCAATGGGAACACTCTAGTGATCCCTGACAGGAGGAGTACTTCTGTAGAG CCCCAAACAACACCCAACCCTATAGAGATGAACACCTGGAGCTACAGGGGAAGGCCGACATAG
- the LOC115552445 gene encoding protocadherin alpha-3 isoform X32, with product MEQRGRRTWRERWLWLSCFFATVAFRSVSLAQIRYSIAEEVKEGTVVGHIAKDLGLDMSTLRSRGYRIVHGSTEPLFQVNQDDGILYVNRKIDREEVCERSKACLIELKTFLENPLEVHYVAVEVLDVNDHAPSFPEMEKTFEISESVLPGARFLLQGAQDSDSGLLSVQQYRISHNEYFRLEVKDRGENRKTPILIIQKPLDRESVKTHNLLLTATDGGKPPKSGEMKIIIHVSDVNDNPPVFTKDSYTLQINENTVKGTTIIQVNATDPDEGLNSEVVYSFGNDVDGEARSHFNLNPSTGEITVVETLDFEERNRYEIDIQASDKGAATLTTDKSVIINIIDVNDNAPEIEVNSYSKALPEDSKSGTTVAVITVKDSDSGINGKVLCFINQDVPFTLTPSVQTNMFSIVTKKTLDREKQSQYDVTIIAKDAGEPSLSSEKTIRIDISDVNDNSPKFLLSPYTFYLTENNSPGDSIFKVQATDQDEGDNALISYHIFRGGDNLFSSFLNINPVNGDISALKSFDFEQLKTFRFHVVATDSGSPSLSRNVSVNVFLLDQNDNPPVILHPLSSNGSAEGVEEVPRNVPAGHLVTKVRAYDADIGYNGWLLFSLQELSDHSLFGLDRYTGRIRTLRSFTESDEAQHKLVILVKDNGNVSLSATATVVVKLVEPKEAISASDVKSAATDIGDSGVTFYLMITLASVSTLFLISIMVLIAMQCSKTTDVSSKYLPETNYDGTLCHSIQYRSGEKRYMLVGPRMSIGSTIVPGSNGNTLVVPDRRSTSAEPQTTPNPIEMNTWSYRGRPT from the exons ATGGAACAAAGAGGACGGCGGACGTGGAGGGAGCGATGGCTATGGCTTTCCTGTTTTTTCGCTACGGTTGCCTTTAGAAGCGTTTCTTTGGCTCAGATACGATATTCCATCGCTGAGGAGGTTAAAGAAGGGACTGTTGTTGGACACATCGCCAAGGATTTAGGACTCGACATGAGCACATTGAGAAGCAGAGGCTATCGTATAGTCCACGGCTCGACGGAGCCCCTATTCCAGGTTAACCAAGACGATGGCATTTTGTATGTGAATCGGAAAATAGACAGGGAGGAGGTGTGCGAGAGAAGCAAAGCCTGTTTAATAGAACTGAAGACATTTCTGGAGAACCCGTTAGAGGTCCATTATGTAGCGGTGGAAGTGTTAGATGTCAACGACCACGCTCCCAGCTTTCCCGAAATGGAAAAAACGTTCGAGATTTCAGAATCTGTGTTACCAGGTGCGCGATTTCTGTTACAAGGTGCGCAGGATTCTGACAGTGGCTTATTATCTGTTCAGCAGTATCGAATAAGTCATAATGAATACTTTCGCTTAGAAGTGAAAGATCGCGGGGAAAACCGGAAGACTCCTATTTTAATTATCCAAAAGCCACTGGACAGAGAATCAGTTAAAACCCATAATTTACTTCTGACCGCGACTGATGGAGGCAAACCTCCTAAGTCTGGTGAAAtgaaaattattattcatgtatCTGACGTCAATGATAACCCACCTGTCTTCACTAAGGATTCATATACCttacaaataaatgaaaataccGTGAAAGGTACTACTATTATACAAGTGAACGCAACAGATCCCGATGAAGGTTTAAATAGCGAGGTTGTGTATTCGTTTGGTAATGACGTCGACGGAGAGGCACGTTCACATTTTAACTTGAATCCATCAACAGGGGAAATAACTGTAGTAGAGACGTTGGATTTTGAGGAGCGTAACAGATATGAGATTGACATACAGGCATCAGACAAAGGGGCAGCTACACTGACAACAGACAAAAGtgtcattattaatattattgacGTCAATGACAATGCACCTGAGATAGAAGTAAATTCATATTCCAAAGCCCTTCCAGAAGATTCTAAGTCAGGGACAACAGTGGCTGTGATTACAGTAAAGGACTCAGACTCCGGTATCAACGGAAAGGTGCTATGTTTTATAAACCAAGATGTTCCATTTACACTGACTCCATCTGTACAGACTAACATGTTCTCCATAGTAACCAAAAAAACTTTAGATCGAGAAAAGCAATCTCAATACGATGTTACAATCATCGCTAAAGACGCAGGTGAGCCATCCTTGTCCTCTGAAAAGACTATCCGGATCGATATATCAGATGTGAACGACAACAGCCCCAAGTTTCTACTGAGTCCCTATACATTCTATCTTACTGAGAACAATTCTCCTGGAGACTCCATATTTAAGGTGCAGGCGACTGATCAGGACGAAGGGGATAACGCGCTTATTTCCTACCATATCTTTAGGGGCGGCGACAAtctgttttcttcttttttaaacATTAACCCTGTAAACGGAGATATATCGGCTTTAAAGAGTTTTGACTTTGAACAATTGAAAACCTTTAGATTCCACGTTGTGGCAACAGATTCTGGAAGTCCGTCTTTAAGCAGAAACGTTTCGGTGAACGTGTTTCTTCTGGACCAGAACGACAACCCTCCAGTTATCTTACATCCGCTAAGCTCTAACGGTTCTGCTGAAGGAGTAGAGGAGGTTCCTCGCAATGTTCCTGCAGGCCACCTGGTGACTAAAGTGAGAGCCTACGATGCTGATATAGGATACAACGGCTGGCTGTTATTCTCACTACAGGAATTGAGTGACCACAGTCTCTTTGGTTTGGACCGCTATACTGGACGTATAAGAACACTGCGCTCATTCACAGAGAGCGACGAGGCTCAACATAAACTGGTCATACTGGTCAAAGACAATGGGAACGTTTCACTCTCAGCAACAGCTACAGTGGTTGTCAAACTGGTGGAGCCCAAAGAGGCCATTTCAGCTTCTGATGTGAAAAGTGCAGCGACTGACATTGGGGATAGTGGCgtgacattttatttaatgataACTCTGGCTTCAGTTTCAACTCTTTTTCTCATCAGTATTATGGTGCTGATTGCAATGCAGTGCTCTAAAACCACAGACGTATCCTCCAAGTATTTACCAGAAACAAACTATGACGGAACTCTGTGTCACAGCATCCAGTACAGATCTGGAGAGAAACGTTACATGTTAGTTGGCCCCAGAATGAGCATAGGATCTACTATAGTCCCGGGGAGCAATGGGAACACTCTAGTTGTCCCTGACAGGAGGAGTACATCTGCTGAG CCCCAAACAACACCCAACCCTATAGAGATGAACACCTGGAGCTACAGGGGAAGGCCGACATAG
- the LOC115552445 gene encoding protocadherin alpha-8 isoform X17, which produces MIPYFSSMAISRHEAWREQLATIFTVFVLFWNVTSGQIRYSITEELKGGTLVGNVAKDLGLDVSSLKLRGFRIASGPNDALFQLNQTDGVLYTNKQIDREEVCGRSNTCVINLKTVLENPLEIHYATVEVLDVNDHSPSFPEKETLLEIFESALPGERFQLRPARDPDSGLNSIHQYKLSQNDHFRLEVKDRGNDGKIPVLHLQKSLDRETARRHKLTLSASDGGKPQRSGSTVIFVEVLDANDNMPVFTKESYSAMLKENSPIGTTVIHVNATDLDDGLNGEVFYSLGNNVNSELLELFDINTNTGEVTVKGLIDFEQKDRYEIDIRASDRGVFPLKADTSVVIKVVDVNDNTPEIEVTSFLNAIPEDSKTGTTVALITLSDLDSGLNGKVLCSIKEDVPFTLTPSLQDNMYSVVTKSLLDREHQSYYDVTVVVRDAGSPALSSMKTIAIVVSDVNDNGPVFSHSPYTFYMSENNAPGAPIFSVMASDRDKGDNAVVSYHIPREGRDENKLASYLNINHETGEILAVKSFDFEKLKTFRFHVVATDSGSPSLSSNVSVNVFLLDQNDNPPVILHPVSSNGSAEGVEEVPRNVPAGHLVTKVRAYDADIGYNGWLLFSLQEVSDHSLFGLDRYTGRIRTLRSFTETDEAQHKLVILVKDNGNVSLSATATVFVKLVEPKEAISASDVKSAVTDIGDSGVTFYLMITLASVSTLFLISIIVLIAMQCSKTTDVSSKYLPETNYDGTLCHSIQYRSGEKRYMLVGPRMSIGSTIVPGSNGNTLVLPDRRSAAGEPQTTPNPIEMNTWSYRGRPT; this is translated from the exons ATGATTCCTTATTTCAGCAGCATGGCAATATCGCGACACGAAGCATGGCGGGAGCAACTCGCCACGATTTTCACTGTATTCGTTCTGTTCTGGAACGTCACCTCCGGACAAATCAGATATTCCATCACCGAAGAACTCAAGGGGGGCACGCTGGTTGGGAACGTAGCGAAGGACCTAGGGCTGGATGTCAGTTCATTAAAACTCCGGGGTTTTCGTATCGCGTCTGGCCCCAACGACGCCTTGTTTCAGCTAAACCAGACTGATGGTGTTTTATATACCAACAAACAAATAGACCGGGAAGAGGTGTGCGGGCGAAGCAATACGTGTGTGATCAACTTAAAAACCGTGCTTGAGAACCCACTGGAAATCCATTATGCTACAGTTGAGGTGCTAGATGTGAACGACCACAGCCCCAGCTTTCCAGAGAAGGAAACGCTGTTGGAGATTTTCGAGTCGGCCTTACCTGGGGAACGATTTCAACTGCGCCCTGCGCGAGATCCAGACAGCGGTTTGAATTCAATCCATCAATACAAACTCAGCCAAAATGATCATTTTCGTTTAGAGGTTAAGGATAGGGGCAACGATGGTAAAATTCCCGTTTTGCATTTACAGAAATCGCTTGATAGAGAAACTGCCAGACGTCATAAATTAACGCTGTCTGCCAGCGATGGAGGAAAACCTCAACGTTCAGGGTCCACAGTAATATTTGTGGAAGTTTTGGATGCGAATGACAATATGCCAGTGTTCACAAAAGAATCATATTCAGCCATGCTAAAGGAAAATTCACCTATTGGCACAACAGTGATTCATGTGAACGCCACGGATTTAGACGACGGTCTGAACGGAGAGGTATTCTATTCACTAGGAAACAATGTCAACAGCGAATTGCTGGAGCTTTTCGACATAAACACCAATACAGGCGAAGTAACTGTGAAGGGCTTGATCGATTTCGAACAAAAGGATCGTTATGAGATCGATATCAGGGCATCGGATAGGGGGGTCTTTCCTTTAAAAGCAGACACGAGCGTCGTCATAAAAGTTGTTGACGTAAACGACAACACACCTGAAATAGAGGTAACCTCTTTTTTAAACGCCATTCCAGAGGATTCTAAAACAGGAACTACCGTCGCACTCATCACACTCAGTGACTTGGATTCTGGTTTAAACGGGAAAGTCCTCTGCTCGATTAAAGAGGACGTGCCTTTCACGTTAACGCCCTCCTTACAGGACAACATGTATTCCGTCGTCACCAAATCGTTGCTGGACAGAGAGCATCAGTCTTATTATGACGTCACAGTGGTGGTAAGAGACGCTGGTTCTCCCGCGCTCTCTTCCATGAAGACCATAGCCATCGTTGTGTCTGACGTCAACGATAACGGCCCTGTGTTTTCACACAGCCCGTACACATTTTACATGAGTGAGAACAATGCTCCGGGCGCCCCTATATTCTCAGTGATGGCCTCAGACCGAGATAAAGGTGATAATGCTGTGGTCTCCTATCATATTCcaagagagggaagagatgaAAACAAACTTGCCTCCTATCTTAATATCAACCATGAGACTGGAGAGATATTGGCAGTGAAAAGTTTTGACTTTGAAAAATTAAAAACGTTTAGATTCCATGTTGTGGCAACAGACTCTGGAAGTCCGTCTTTAAGCAGTAACGTTTCGGTGAACGTGTTTCTTCTGGACCAGAACGACAACCCTCCGGTTATCTTACATCCCGTCAGCTCTAACGGTTCTGCTGAAGGAGTAGAGGAGGTTCCTCGCAATGTTCCTGCAGGCCACCTGGTGACTAAAGTGAGAGCCTACGATGCTGATATAGGATACAACGGCTGGCTGTTATTCTCACTACAGGAAGTGAGTGACCACAGTCTCTTTGGTTTGGACCGCTATACTGGACGGATAAGAACACTGCGCTCATTCACAGAGACAGACGAGGCTCAACATAAACTGGTCATACTGGTCAAAGATAATGGGAACGTGTCACTCTCAGCAACAGCTACTGTGTTTGTCAAGCTGGTGGAGCCCAAAGAGGCCATTTCAGCTTCTGATGTGAAAAGTGCAGTGACAGACATTGGGGATAGTGGCgtgacattttatttaatgataACTCTGGCTTCAGTTTCAACTCTTTTCCTCATCAGTATTATTGTGCTTATTGCAATGCAGTGCTCTAAAACCACGGACGTATCCTCCAAGTATTTACCTGAAACAAACTATGATGGAACTCTGTGTCACAGCATCCAGTACAGATCTGGAGAGAAACGCTACATGTTAGTTGGACCCAGAATGAGTATAGGATCTACTATAGTCCCGGGGAGCAATGGGAACACTCTGGTTCTCCCTGATAGAAGGTCTGCAGCTGGAGAG CCCCAAACAACACCCAACCCTATAGAGATGAACACCTGGAGCTACAGGGGAAGGCCGACATAG
- the LOC115552445 gene encoding protocadherin alpha-3 isoform X26 translates to MEQRGQGTWRERWLWLSCFFAMVAFRSVSLAQIRYSIAEEVKEGTVVGHIAKDLGLDKGTLRNRGYRIVHGSTEPLFQVNQDDGVLYVNRKIDREEVCERSKACVIELKTVLENPLEVHYVAVEVLDNNDNAPIFPENEKKIEISESALPGARFQIHAAHDGDSGLLSVQQYKLSPNEHFRLEVKDRGEDRKTPILILQKLLDRESVKIHNLLLTAIDGGKPPKSGEIKITVVVGDVNDNHPVFTKDSYSVQLQENTAIGTTIIQVNATDLDDGANGEVVYSFSDDVHGKVREYFELNAITGELQVSGIIDYEERNRYEIDIQASDKGAVAFTTDKSVIINIIDVNDNAPEIEVMSYSKSLPEDSKSGTTVAVITVKDSDSGINGKVLCFINQDVPFTLTPSVQNNMFSIVTKKTLDREKQSQYDVTIIAKDAGEPSLSSEKTIRIDISDVNDNSPQFLLSPYTLYLTENNSPGDSIFKVQATDQDEGNNALISYLILKGGDNLLSSFLNINPVNGEISALKSFDFEKLKTFRFHVVATDSGSPSLSSNVSVNVFLLDQNDNPPVILHPVSSNGSAEGVEEVPRNVPAGHLVTKVRAWDADIGYNGWLLFSLQEVSDHSLFGLDRYTGRIRTLRSFTETDEAQHKLVILVKDNGNVSLSATATVVVKLVEPKEAISASDVKSAATDIGDSGVTFYLMITLASVSTLFLISIIVLIAMQCSKTTDVSSKYLPETNYDGTLCHSIQYRSGEKRYMLVGPRMSIGSTIVPGSNGNTLVVPDRRSTSAEPQTTPNPIEMNTWSYRGRPT, encoded by the exons ATGGAACAAAGAGGACAGGGGACGTGGAGGGAGCGATGGCTGTGGCTTTCCTGTTTTTTCGCTATGGTTGCCTTTAGAAGCGTTTCTTTGGCTCAGATACGATATTCCATCGCTGAGGAGGTTAAAGAAGGGACTGTTGTTGGACACATCGCTAAGGATTTAGGACTCGACAAGGGCACATTGAGAAATAGAGGCTATCGTATAGTCCACGGCTCAACGGAGCCCCTCTTCCAGGTTAATCAAGACGATGGCGTTCTGTATGTGAACCGGAAAATAGACCGGGAGGAGGTATGCGAGAGAAGCAAAGCCTGTGTAATAGAACTGAAAACTGTTCTAGAGAACCCGCTAGAGGTCCATTATGTAGCAGTCGAAGTGTTGGATAATAACGACAACGCGCCCATCTTCCccgaaaacgaaaaaaaaatcgAGATTTCTGAATCTGCGTTACCAGGAGCTCGATTTCAAATACACGCCGCGCACGATGGGGACAGCGGATTATTATCTGTTCAGCAGTACAAATTGAGCCCTAATGAACACTTTCGCTTGGAGGTTAAAGATCGTGGTGAAGATAGGAAGACGCCAATTTTAATCCTCCAAAAGTTACTGGATAGAGAATCAGTTAAAATACATAATTTACTTCTGACTGCTATAGACGGAGGTAAACCCCCAAAGTCGGGAGAAATTAAAATAACAGTAGTAGTAGGTGATGTCAATGATAATCACCCTGTCTTTACCAAGGACTCTTACTCTGTGCAGCTGCAGGAAAACACTGCTATAGGCACTACTATTATACAAGTCAATGCAACTGACCTGGATGATGGTGCTAATGGAGAGGTTGTGTATTCATTTAGTGATGATGTGCACGGAAAAGTGCGGGAATATTTTGAATTAAATGCAATAACAGGGGAATTACAAGTTTCAGGAATCATAGATTATGAAGAGCGTAACAGATATGAGATTGACATCCAGGCATCAGACAAAGGGGCAGTTGCATTTACCACTGATAAAAGTGTGATTATTAATATAATTGATGTGAATGACAACGCACCCGAGATAGAAGTAATGTCATATTCCAAATCCCTTCCAGAAGATTCTAAGTCAGGGACAACAGTGGCTGTAATTACAGTGAAGGACTCAGACTCTGGTATCAACGGAAAGGTGCTATGTTTTATTAACCAAGATGTTCCGTTTACACTGACTCCATCTGTACAGAATAACATGTTCTCCATAGTAACCAAAAAAACTTTAGATCGAGAGAAGCAATCTCAATACGATGTTACGATCATTGCTAAAGACGCAGGTGAGCCATCCTTGTCCTCGGAAAAGACTATCCGGATCGATATATCAGATGTGAACGACAACAGCCCCCAGTTTCTACTGAGTCCCTATACTTTATATCTTACTGAGAACAATTCTCCTGGAGACTCCATATTCAAAGTGCAGGCGACTGATCAAGATGAAGGGAATAACGCGCTTATTTCCTACCTTATCTTAAAGGGCGGAGACAATCTTTTATCTTCCTTTTTAAACATTAACCCTGTAAACGGAGAAATCTCAGCTTTAAAAAGTTTTGACTTTGAAAAATTGAAAACTTTTAGATTCCACGTTGTGGCAACAGACTCTGGAAGTCCGTCTTTAAGCAGTAACGTTTCGGTGAACGTGTTTCTTCTGGACCAGAACGACAACCCTCCGGTTATCTTACATCCCGTCAGCTCTAACGGTTCTGCTGAAGGAGTAGAGGAGGTTCCTCGCAATGTTCCTGCAGGCCACCTGGTGACTAAAGTGAGAGCCTGGGATGCTGATATAGGATACAACGGCTGGCTGTTATTCTCCCTACAGGAAGTGAGTGACCACAGTCTCTTTGGTTTGGACCGCTATACTGGACGGATAAGAACACTGCGCTCATTCACAGAGACAGACGAGGCTCAACATAAACTGGTCATACTGGTCAAAGACAATGGGAACGTGTCACTCTCAGCAACAGCTACTGTTGTTGTTAAACTGGTGGAGCCCAAAGAGGCCATTTCAGCTTCTGATGTGAAAAGTGCAGCGACTGACATTGGGGATAGTGGCgtgacattttatttaatgataACTCTGGCTTCAGTTTCAACTCTTTTTCTCATCAGTATTATTGTGCTGATTGCAATGCAGTGCTCTAAAACCACGGATGTATCCTCCAAGTATTTACCTGAAACAAACTATGATGGAACTCTGTGTCACAGTATCCAGTACAGATCTGGAGAGAAACGCTACATGTTAGTTGGACCCAGAATGAGTATAGGATCTACTATAGTCCCGGGGAGCAATGGGAACACTCTAGTGGTCCCTGACAGGAGGAGTACATCTGCAGAG CCCCAAACAACACCCAACCCTATAGAGATGAACACCTGGAGCTACAGGGGAAGGCCGACATAG